The Haloprofundus salinisoli region GGCGACGCCGCTCACCCCCGAAACGGAGGGTCTCGTCGGTGCGCCGGAGTTCGAGGCGATGCGCGAGGATGGCTATCTCGTCAACGTCGCCCGCGGCCCCGTCGTCGACGAGGACGCGCTGGTCGCGTCGCTGCGCGAGGGCGAGATTGCGGGCGCGGGCCTGGACGTGTTCGCCGAGGAACCGCTTCCCGAGGACTCGCCGCTGTGGGAGTTCGAGCAGGTCGTCCTGACGCCGCACATCGGCGCGATGACCCGCGATTACCACCACGACATCGCGGAGCTGATTCGGGCGAACGTCGAGCGGATACGGGACGGCGAGGAGATGGTCAATCGAGTCGTCTGAGCGCCGTTGGACCGACGAGACGCCGCGACGTCAGAAGTAGCTGGAGTGGCGACCGACCCGCGTCTGCGGGTGAAGCGACCGTTCTATCTCGCTGCCATCACCGTCGTCGGACTCGTACTCCGCGACGTATTCGTCGACGATGTCGGCGAGGAGGTCCTCGACGGAGCATCCCTCCTCCGCGGCGATCTCGGTGACTTTCGCGTACTGTTCGTTCGTGAGGTGCTGTGAGAGCACCGTCTCAGTCTGTTTCGTTGCCATGTTATCACCGACGTAGTAAGTACAACACGAAGGGTGATAAATTGTATATGGGTATTTTTGGCTATATAGAAACAGTTTCGGCCCGGTCTATGGAGTGCGGCCGTCGAGCGTCGACCCGCCGACGCGACCGCGCTGCTACTTGACGAACTTCAGCAGGTCGTCGCGCTTGGCCTCGTGGAAGTGAAACCGGAGTGCTTCTTTGAGCGGCTCGATGCTGCCGCGTTTGGCGCTGATGGGCGCGATGACCTCGCCTTCCCACTGCTCCCACGGCGGGAACAGGCCGAGGCGGTCGCAGAGTTCGTTCAGTCGCTCGTCTCTGTCGTCGACCTTGTCCATCTTGTTGACGGCGACGACGACCGGAACGTCGAGCTCGTCGAGGAAGTAGAACATCTCCACGTCGTGCGGAATCTCGTCGTCGTTCGTGTGGCGGTCGATGATGTCGACGACGCTCTTGCCGTCGACGACGAGGACGGCCGCGAGAATCGAGTCGGCGTTGTCCTCGATGTAGCGGACGATGTCCGTCTTGATCTGCTCGCGGCGACCCTCCTCGACGCCGGACATGAAGCCGAACCCGGGCAAGTCGGTGAACATGAAGCTCTCGGCGGCCCAGTCGAAGTGGTTCGGCTTCCGAGTGACGCCCGGTTTCTTCCCCGTGCTGAACCCCTTGTGCCCGGTCAACTCGCGCATCAGCGTCGACTTCCCGACGTTCGACCGGCCGGCGAACACCACCTCGGCGTCGCGGTTCGGTCGGTTCTCGAACATACCCCCGCTACTCCGTTCGGCCGGATAAACGCCGCGGGACGCGCCTCTCGGCATCGGCGACTCCCGTCTGCGCCGTCGGACGCCGCTCTCGTTGGGCCGAGTTCGCCCCGACTACGTGGACTTTTCGTGGCGGCGGCGACAACCCCGTCACGATGGAGAAACAGAACCTCCGCGAGCGCGTCTGGACCGCCCTCGAAACCGAGGGCGTCAACCGGTTTCCGTACCCGCCGGAGGGGCGAATCACGAACTTCGCCGGGGCGAAAGAGGCCGCCGACGGACTCGCCGACACCGACGAGTGGCGGGCGGCGGAGACGGTGAAGGCCAACCCGGACGCGCCGCAACTGCCCGTTCGACGCCGAGCGCTCCGCGACGGCATGACCGTCTACATGGCTGTGCCGCGACTCCGCGACGAGAAACCGTTTCTGAAACTCGACCCGGCCGAAATCGACGATATCGACGCCGCGACGACCATCTCCGGGTCGTCGACGTACGGCGTCCCCGTCGGCCCCGACGAGGTCCCGCACGTCGACTTCATCGTCGCCGGGAGCGTCGCGGTCACCGAGACGGGCGCTCGAATCGGCAAGGGTGAGGGGTACAGCGACCTCGAATTCGCGGTGCTCTGGGAACTCGGGGCCGTCGACGACGAGACGACGGTGGCGACGACGGTCCACGAACTGCAGGTCGTCGACGACGCCGAGGTGACGCCCGACGACCACGACGTGCCGCTCGACCTGGTGGTGACGCCGGAGCGGACGGTTCGGACCGAGACGGCGTCCCACCGCCCCTCGGGCGTCGACTGGGACGCGCTCGGCGCGGAGAAACTGTCCGAGATCCCGGTCCTCCGCCGGCTGAACCCGAACTGAACGCTCCACTCTCGGCGAGTAGCTTCCGCCTCAGGATATTTCCCCTCTCGCTGTGAGTACCGGATGTGCGACTCGTTCAGGTGATGGTTCCGGCGGGCAAGCGAGAGGCGATTCTCGGCCTCCTCGACGGCGAGGGAATCGACTACGCGCTCTCCGAGGAGACCAGCGGCCGAGAGTACATCGCTATCGTCTCGATTCCGCTGCCGACGAACGCCGTCGAGCCGGTGCTGGAGCAACTCCGCGACGCGGGTATCGAGCGGGACGCGTACACGGTCGTTCTCGACGCCGAGACGGTCATCTCCCAGCGGTTCGACAGTCTCCGCGAGAAGTACGAAAAGGAGGAGTCGAACGGCGACCGAATCGCCCGCGAGGAACTCGTCGCGTCGGCGCAGCAACTCGCCCCGGAGATGCCGGTGTTCGTGATAATGACCGTCATCAGCGCCGTCGTCGCGACGGCGGGTCTGCTGCTCAACGACGCCGCGGTCATCGTCGGGTCGATGGTCATCGCGCCGCTGGTCGGGCCCGCGATGGCGACGAGCGTCGGCAGCGTCGTCGACGACCGCGAGTTGTTCCTGAGAGGGGCCAGACAACAGGTCGCGGGCGGCGCGCTCGCCATCGTGAGCGCTGCGATTTTCGCCTTTCTGTTCCGAATGACCGGTATCGTTCCGTTCGGTGCCCAAGAGGTGTTCGACATACAACAGGTCCGCCTCCGACTCGCACCCGACGTGCTCTCGCTGGCGGTCGCGCTCGGCGCGGGCGTCGCGGGCGCGCTGAGCATCTCCTCGGGCGTCTCGGCGGCGCTCGTCGGCGTGATGATCGCCGCCGCGCTCGTCCCACCTATCGCCGTCGTCGGCATCGGCATCGCGTGGGGGAGTCCGGCGACCGTCCTGGGGTCGTTCGTGCTCGTCTTGGTCAACTTCATCTCGATCAACTTCACTGCCCTCGGCGTGCTCTCGTACATGGGGTACCAACCGGTCCAGCTGTTCCAGCGACCGGCGGCGTCTCGGGCCACGTTAAAGCGCATCCTCGGACTGGGGGTTGCGATTCTCGTCCTCTCGTCGTTCCTCGGGGGCGTCACGTACGCCAGCTTCCGGTCGAACAGCTTCGAGGAGACCGCTCGAACGTCAGTGGACGCGGC contains the following coding sequences:
- the engB gene encoding GTP-binding protein EngB; this translates as MFENRPNRDAEVVFAGRSNVGKSTLMRELTGHKGFSTGKKPGVTRKPNHFDWAAESFMFTDLPGFGFMSGVEEGRREQIKTDIVRYIEDNADSILAAVLVVDGKSVVDIIDRHTNDDEIPHDVEMFYFLDELDVPVVVAVNKMDKVDDRDERLNELCDRLGLFPPWEQWEGEVIAPISAKRGSIEPLKEALRFHFHEAKRDDLLKFVK
- a CDS encoding 5-formyltetrahydrofolate cyclo-ligase; the protein is MEKQNLRERVWTALETEGVNRFPYPPEGRITNFAGAKEAADGLADTDEWRAAETVKANPDAPQLPVRRRALRDGMTVYMAVPRLRDEKPFLKLDPAEIDDIDAATTISGSSTYGVPVGPDEVPHVDFIVAGSVAVTETGARIGKGEGYSDLEFAVLWELGAVDDETTVATTVHELQVVDDAEVTPDDHDVPLDLVVTPERTVRTETASHRPSGVDWDALGAEKLSEIPVLRRLNPN
- a CDS encoding TIGR00341 family protein, with the translated sequence MRLVQVMVPAGKREAILGLLDGEGIDYALSEETSGREYIAIVSIPLPTNAVEPVLEQLRDAGIERDAYTVVLDAETVISQRFDSLREKYEKEESNGDRIAREELVASAQQLAPEMPVFVIMTVISAVVATAGLLLNDAAVIVGSMVIAPLVGPAMATSVGSVVDDRELFLRGARQQVAGGALAIVSAAIFAFLFRMTGIVPFGAQEVFDIQQVRLRLAPDVLSLAVALGAGVAGALSISSGVSAALVGVMIAAALVPPIAVVGIGIAWGSPATVLGSFVLVLVNFISINFTALGVLSYMGYQPVQLFQRPAASRATLKRILGLGVAILVLSSFLGGVTYASFRSNSFEETARTSVDAALDQHDDLVRLGIEVQYDDEIPFRQPRQVTVTVGHPVGQDPPPVANGILSRIQANTNAPFGIVTPDRVTVVVRYVEIDRSTGETTASNAHANPTERPEAVCKTALCA